Sequence from the Maribellus comscasis genome:
TCAGAGCGACTACTTGATGCTTCAAATCCTGCCATAACATCTACTCGATGGTCACCAAATGTTTTTATATAATTTAACGTGTTTGTCCAATCCCAGTTCCTGGCTTTACTTGAAGAAACAGTAAGTTTATCTATTGAAGTTCCCGAATAGTTCCAAGGATTTGCTTCAGTAGGCTGATTGACCCATCCATTACCGGCATAAACACCCAGAATTGTTTTTACCGTGAAATTTTTCAAAAAACGAATATTTGCATACACATTACCCTCAAGCGACAAATATTTATTTGTATAATCACTTTGTCTCCATATCTCAGATGGTTCGTTCCTATTTGATGAGAATCCGACTAATTTTGTTACTGGTGCCCAATTACCCTCGATATCATACACCGGACAAAGACGGGGCATCAGCATAGCCATGGAAACAGAACTTCCTTCTCCACCATCTGATTGCCTGCCCCAGTCATTCTGTGCCCGAACGCCAAAATTTTCTCCAATCTCTAACCAATCATAAAGATCCATTGATAAATTGGTACGAAAATTAAACCTGTCATATCCTGATTCCTTTACCGAACCCAAGTTATCAGTATAACCAAATACAACACCATACGTTAACTTGTCCGCTCCACCAGTAATTGTCATATCATAGTCCTGGGTAATTGCATTCTGATAGATATAATCAAACCAATTGGTTCCTTCGGGAGTCGATTCAACAATTTGATAATCATAAGCACTATAATTGCTTAAATCAATATCGTTAGTAACACTTGGGTAAATATATTTTGGTATAACCGGGGTTGCGCCATTTCCATAAAGAGGATGATTAGGCTCCATTCCCGAATTTTCATATGACATCCACAACATTTCACCAAACTCTGTTGGATTTAGCATATCATACTGAGGAGGTAAAGCACTAACACTAGCCCTTGCGTTTACTGTAACCTTTGGCGCTTGTGATTTACTCCCTTGTATTGTAGTTACTACAATAACTCCGTTAGCCCCCCTTGCACCATAAATCGCAGTAGATGCAGCATCTTTAAGTACAGACATTGATTCAATCTCTGCTGGATTTAATCGTCCGATATCAGACGGAATACCATCAACAATTACAAGTGGCGAAGTACTATTAATTGTCCCGATTCCTCGGATCTGAATATTCGCACCAGACCCCGGAGTATTTCCACTATTGGCAACAACTCCAGGCACCATGCCCTGTAATGCATTTGTAATATTATTAACAGGGTTGATTTTCTTTAACTCTGAAGTATTGACATTTACAATGCTCCCTGTTAAAGCTTGTTTACTTCTGGTTCCATAACCGATAGCTACCACTTCTTCAATACCTATTGCGTCAACTTGTAATGCAATCTCGAACCTTCGTTGGTCTCCAACAGGTATTTCCTGCTTAAGCATTCCTACAAATGAAACAACCAATGTAGCATCTGGTTCCACATTAAATGAAAATTCACCATCTACATTTGAGACAGTCCCATTAGTTGTTCCTTTTTCAACAATTGTTGCTCCTGGAATGAAATTTCCATCCATTCCTTTTATGATTCCAGTTACTTCAATTTTTTGTGCAAAGCTGCTAATTACACTTATCATAAGAACAAGTGTAATCCATAACCTAAGATAAGAATAATCTCTCAAAAGTTTTTTTTTCATATTTACTTGATTAGCAATTAATTAATTTATTGATTAAGTCACTCAAACGTTTTAGCACTTCATAATAAACAAAATTATTTTAAGACCCCCTGTCTACTAATTGTGCTGAATAAACTATTTTGTTTTTCATTTTATTAGTTCTCTTATTTTTAATTTCATCAATCAAAATTCTCACACTTTCAACTCCTATTTCTTCTATAGGCTGTATCAAAGATGTAACTGGTGGTTGTAACACCTTAAAAAAATCATTATCATCAAAACAAATAACAGAGATGTCTTTTCCCTTTTTTATATATTGGTCATACAAAATCTGTATTCCGGGCAATGCCGTGCTGTTCGTCGGAAAAAATACTGAATCAATTTTTAACTTATCAACCAAATATGGCATATAGTCCTTTAGCAAGGTATTCGTTTTTATATCATCCCAAAATGGCACCTCTGGGACCAACCTTTTATCAAATCGAATACCGTTGTCCTTTAATGCCGCTTTGTAACCTTCCAATCTCTCCGCCATATGAAAGAAATTAGTATCGTATGAAAAGGTACCTATCCGTCTTTTTCCTTTTTTTATTAGATAAACAGTTGCATCGTAGGCAGATTGCCAGTTATTCATTACTACACAATTTGCATTAATTTTTGGAAAATGCCTATCAACAAGCACAAATGGAATCTGTTGAGAACTTAACTGATTTAGCTTCTCATGGATTCCCTGAGTTGGTATAAGTATCAATCCATCTACCCTCTGATTCAGGAATGAATCTATAACCTCAATACATTTATCATCATTTTCGTCTGAGCTAGCAAAAAATACTCTGTATCCAGACCTCATTGCCTCCTTTTCAACACGCCTTGCCAATTTCACAAAAAATGCATTGGAAATATCAGAAATAACAAATCCAATTGAGTTTGTAATTCCTTTCCGTAACCCTCTGGCTAGTGTATTAGGCCTATAATTCAATTCTTTAGCCGCGGCAAATATTTTTCTCTCAAGTTCCTCACTAATCCTGTTTTCTGATGCTTTACCATTTAATACAAGAGAAACAGTTGAATAAGAAACTCCAACAAATGCAGCAATATCTTTTATTGTAACAGACATTTATTACTTTATTATTTTGGGTGCAAGATATGAAGAAAATCAATTAAAAAAAAGAAATATTAAACATGCTTAAAAACATAATACATATAACATACTCATTATAAGTAAAATATAATGCTAAAACTTTTTAGCATTTTACTACAAATAACTTACAATATGCGTATAGAATTAATATTTATTCTACTATATATCAGTATATTATATAAATATAGAACATATTAACTTATTTTATACAACCCCATAACCATATCATCTTACTAAATCTTACTCTTCAACTATTGTTTAAAAGAATAACATTTCACCTCAATAATAAAATACTTATATACAATCAATTATAAATTAATTTAATTATTTTTTGCTATTATAAAAGAAAAAATACATACATTTGCTAAAACGTTTTTGTTATTTACAATATTAATTCAATTATTAGATTTTTAATGTTTATGAAAAAAATATCTGATTATATTCTTGCATCATTACTGGCATTAATCGTTGCAATTATGTTCACACAGGTAGTATTCAGATATACATTTAACAACTCACTTTCCTGGAGTGAAGAGATTGCAAAATTTCTTTTTATCTGGATTACGTTTATTGGAGCCGCTTTGTGTTTTAGAGATTATATGCACCTTGGTGTAGACTTTTTATTAGAGAAGGTACCTGGCAAATATAAAACTTTACTACTCATTTTCAACACACTCCTAATAACTGCTTTTAACGGCGGGATGATAGTTTTAGGATTTA
This genomic interval carries:
- a CDS encoding SusC/RagA family TonB-linked outer membrane protein — its product is MKKKLLRDYSYLRLWITLVLMISVISSFAQKIEVTGIIKGMDGNFIPGATIVEKGTTNGTVSNVDGEFSFNVEPDATLVVSFVGMLKQEIPVGDQRRFEIALQVDAIGIEEVVAIGYGTRSKQALTGSIVNVNTSELKKINPVNNITNALQGMVPGVVANSGNTPGSGANIQIRGIGTINSTSPLVIVDGIPSDIGRLNPAEIESMSVLKDAASTAIYGARGANGVIVVTTIQGSKSQAPKVTVNARASVSALPPQYDMLNPTEFGEMLWMSYENSGMEPNHPLYGNGATPVIPKYIYPSVTNDIDLSNYSAYDYQIVESTPEGTNWFDYIYQNAITQDYDMTITGGADKLTYGVVFGYTDNLGSVKESGYDRFNFRTNLSMDLYDWLEIGENFGVRAQNDWGRQSDGGEGSSVSMAMLMPRLCPVYDIEGNWAPVTKLVGFSSNRNEPSEIWRQSDYTNKYLSLEGNVYANIRFLKNFTVKTILGVYAGNGWVNQPTEANPWNYSGTSIDKLTVSSSKARNWDWTNTLNYIKTFGDHRVDVMAGFEASSSRSDNMSASREEYFLQTEEYFVLSAGEGTQTNSGSYSESSSASYFGRLHYEYKDKYFFDGIVRHDGSSVFAENYRWGTFPSFAGGWIISNEEFMNSVDWMDLLKFRASWGQSGNNRIGTYNGFSTFQTNINYSYYPIDGSNDSPISGFETKAFGNRNAKWETTTTVNFGLDITVLEKFSLGLDLWNKKTSDMLYPKAIPAVYGYASAPSVNIGDMLNKGFDLSFDYKGKSSNNVFTYHINLVASRYKNELENLSDAEDEVNYGSIYRDQYYTYAKKGTSFPEFYGYEVLGIFQTDGEAEAYFPNELDPTYNKAGHFIFADINDDKVINSDDRTSIGNPHPDLTLGLNLNFTYKNFDLSAMFYSSIGNDVLNLDRRILDFNYMEFWRGTRRLYDSWGSPHLSNNADAKMPLAEINDQVSQLPSSYYVEDGSYLRLRNLQVGYTFSNTVINKIGLENLRLYVVAQNLVTITGYDGLDPAFYSSGINFGVDAGRWPTVKTYMFGINVTF
- a CDS encoding LacI family DNA-binding transcriptional regulator, with translation MSVTIKDIAAFVGVSYSTVSLVLNGKASENRISEELERKIFAAAKELNYRPNTLARGLRKGITNSIGFVISDISNAFFVKLARRVEKEAMRSGYRVFFASSDENDDKCIEVIDSFLNQRVDGLILIPTQGIHEKLNQLSSQQIPFVLVDRHFPKINANCVVMNNWQSAYDATVYLIKKGKRRIGTFSYDTNFFHMAERLEGYKAALKDNGIRFDKRLVPEVPFWDDIKTNTLLKDYMPYLVDKLKIDSVFFPTNSTALPGIQILYDQYIKKGKDISVICFDDNDFFKVLQPPVTSLIQPIEEIGVESVRILIDEIKNKRTNKMKNKIVYSAQLVDRGS
- a CDS encoding TRAP transporter small permease, whose product is MKKISDYILASLLALIVAIMFTQVVFRYTFNNSLSWSEEIAKFLFIWITFIGAALCFRDYMHLGVDFLLEKVPGKYKTLLLIFNTLLITAFNGGMIVLGFMWVNDVSGTLSPAVGLPLNIVFYAALPCSALLSFIYGLVRLRKEFKKIN